One window of Streptococcus suis genomic DNA carries:
- a CDS encoding MBL fold metallo-hydrolase: MKLQNYQFGQMTLTWLRGADKYTDAGTIFGPVPKAVWSRYFPTNEQGLIHDLTDPILISYQGKHYLIDTSLGTEKLSDKLRRNLGVISENRVLESLDQLGLSPEDIDVVLMTHMHNDHAGGLTRLVDGELVPTFPNATIYINDIEWEEVRYPNPRTRATYLPENWQAIQDQVQTFGSELKLVDGIEMHHTGGHSRGHSIILLKQDGETLIHMADTLLTHAHFNPLWVAAVDDYPMDSIKAKEKWIKQAYSQGYTFLFYHDPYYALLKFNQDGSQVVSCLERLRPPVLPFTDKEDKRLVVAEETKLPITY, translated from the coding sequence ATGAAACTACAAAACTACCAATTCGGCCAGATGACCCTGACCTGGCTGAGAGGGGCAGACAAGTACACGGATGCAGGAACCATCTTCGGACCTGTGCCCAAGGCTGTCTGGTCCCGCTATTTCCCGACCAATGAACAGGGGCTCATCCATGACCTAACAGACCCCATCCTCATCAGCTACCAGGGCAAGCATTACCTGATCGACACCAGTCTGGGGACGGAAAAACTCAGTGACAAACTCCGGAGAAATCTCGGCGTCATCTCAGAAAACCGTGTCCTAGAAAGCCTGGACCAGCTGGGCCTCAGCCCTGAGGATATCGATGTGGTCCTCATGACCCACATGCACAATGACCATGCCGGTGGCCTGACCAGGCTAGTCGATGGCGAGCTGGTTCCCACCTTCCCAAATGCCACTATCTACATCAATGACATCGAGTGGGAAGAAGTGCGCTATCCCAATCCCCGTACCAGGGCTACCTACCTGCCTGAAAACTGGCAGGCCATCCAAGACCAGGTCCAGACCTTTGGATCAGAGCTCAAGCTGGTCGACGGCATTGAGATGCACCACACAGGCGGTCACAGCCGTGGCCACAGCATTATCCTGCTCAAGCAAGATGGGGAGACCCTGATACACATGGCCGACACACTCCTGACCCATGCCCACTTTAATCCCCTCTGGGTGGCAGCAGTAGACGACTACCCTATGGACAGTATCAAGGCCAAGGAAAAGTGGATCAAGCAAGCCTACAGTCAAGGCTACACCTTCCTCTTTTACCACGACCCTTACTATGCCCTGCTCAAGTTTAACCAGGATGGTAGCCAAGTGGTCTCCTGCCTGGAAAGACTGCGCCCACCAGTCCTGCCCTTTACGGACAAGGAGGACAAGCGCCTGGTTGTAGCGGAGGAAACCAAGCTACCGATAACATACTAA
- a CDS encoding acyl-CoA dehydrogenase family protein, with amino-acid sequence MQYDQEKLDQISDYIQAEIVGQAAHYDEHKLFPLLFINRLVTDHKIFHLLHQTVDRDSGLRTFLEVIRLLSIEFSSLAAILMTQAFFAIWLLEHFGSPEQKERYLDDLLNFKKIGAFAFSEEDINLDKQFPETMARQTDKGWIINGRKQMVSNAPMADVLFVLCQTVDQYGKKDMAIFVLDSKTSGVQVGPTIDKVGVRSMPLAPISFENVQLTNDQLLGHQIAGKQQYTQSMIKMRLAISAQSLGIAEGAFKKGLAYSQIRRGFGKRPIDVSINQLRIVDLKTALVACEAYYHDYLRTDMSDEREVSMLKIITSRLASTISEEVVRITGAYSFIGNDDIERYVHDANITKEYGGKTDRLKKKIAEMWL; translated from the coding sequence ATGCAATACGACCAAGAAAAGTTAGACCAGATTAGCGACTATATCCAGGCTGAGATAGTTGGCCAAGCAGCCCACTATGATGAGCACAAGCTCTTTCCGCTCCTCTTTATTAATCGGCTGGTCACAGACCACAAGATTTTCCACCTGCTCCACCAAACTGTGGACAGAGACAGCGGGCTCAGGACCTTTCTAGAGGTCATTCGCCTCCTGTCCATCGAGTTTTCCTCCTTGGCGGCCATCCTCATGACCCAGGCCTTCTTTGCCATCTGGCTCTTGGAGCATTTTGGCAGCCCTGAGCAGAAGGAGCGCTATCTGGATGATTTGCTCAACTTCAAAAAAATCGGTGCCTTTGCCTTTTCCGAGGAAGATATCAATCTGGACAAGCAATTTCCTGAAACAATGGCCAGACAGACTGACAAGGGCTGGATTATCAACGGTCGCAAGCAGATGGTCTCCAATGCTCCTATGGCTGATGTCCTCTTTGTCCTCTGCCAGACCGTGGACCAGTACGGCAAGAAGGACATGGCTATCTTTGTCCTCGACAGCAAGACTTCCGGTGTCCAGGTCGGTCCCACCATTGATAAGGTCGGTGTCCGCTCTATGCCGCTGGCGCCTATTAGTTTTGAAAATGTCCAGCTGACCAACGACCAGCTGTTGGGCCACCAGATTGCCGGCAAGCAACAGTACACCCAGTCTATGATTAAGATGCGGCTGGCCATCAGTGCTCAATCCCTGGGCATTGCAGAAGGTGCCTTCAAGAAAGGTCTGGCCTATTCACAGATTCGCCGGGGCTTTGGCAAGCGTCCTATCGACGTATCTATCAATCAACTCCGCATCGTCGACCTGAAAACGGCCCTGGTTGCCTGCGAAGCCTATTACCATGACTACCTGCGGACCGATATGTCGGACGAACGGGAGGTTTCCATGCTGAAAATCATCACCTCCAGACTGGCCTCAACCATTTCTGAGGAAGTAGTTCGTATAACTGGAGCTTATAGCTTCATCGGAAACGATGATATCGAGCGCTATGTTCACGATGCAAATATTACCAAGGAATACGGCGGAAAAACAGACCGACTCAAGAAAAAAATTGCAGAAATGTGGCTGTAA
- a CDS encoding LysR family transcriptional regulator, producing the protein MDIVQMGYFINIVENNCNLSLAAKKIHISQSALSQFITQFETNEGLQLFHRKNGRLEKLTEAGERVYRFATEIVEKYEDMQRMIQTESTKQKGTIRLGIPSLILRVYFANILPDFLLKNPNIDIQITEGGGVDLNRMFLAEDLNFVVVIEPTSLDSQKYEQHIIQMDEYVAFMDKNHPLASKDLLEWKDIEPYQVATFNKSYTTYHLLKDKFKKEKIKPKVSFLAYSWDYLIEATSGNNIITLLPRPIEDLVDKDKHTMVRFRDFLPFNIWFCRPYKSKTNEIESFVYEEFLKLYYTPVE; encoded by the coding sequence ATGGATATTGTTCAAATGGGGTATTTTATCAATATTGTTGAGAACAACTGTAATCTATCCCTAGCCGCCAAGAAGATTCATATCAGCCAGTCAGCTCTCAGCCAGTTCATCACCCAGTTTGAGACCAATGAAGGGCTCCAGCTCTTCCATCGGAAAAATGGTCGCCTGGAAAAACTGACCGAGGCAGGTGAGCGTGTCTACCGCTTTGCCACCGAAATTGTCGAGAAATACGAAGACATGCAAAGAATGATTCAGACCGAGTCTACTAAGCAGAAGGGAACCATCCGTCTGGGTATTCCGTCTTTGATATTGCGGGTCTATTTTGCTAATATCCTGCCGGACTTCCTGCTCAAAAACCCAAATATTGATATCCAGATTACCGAAGGAGGAGGAGTGGACCTCAATCGCATGTTCCTGGCTGAGGACCTCAACTTTGTCGTGGTCATTGAGCCGACCTCCCTGGATAGCCAAAAATACGAGCAACACATCATCCAGATGGACGAATACGTGGCTTTTATGGACAAGAATCATCCCTTGGCCAGCAAGGACCTGCTAGAGTGGAAGGACATTGAACCCTATCAAGTCGCCACCTTTAACAAGTCCTACACCACCTACCACCTCCTCAAGGACAAGTTCAAAAAAGAAAAAATCAAGCCTAAGGTCAGCTTCCTAGCCTACTCTTGGGACTACCTAATCGAAGCCACATCTGGCAATAATATCATCACCCTCCTGCCCCGGCCAATCGAAGATTTGGTGGACAAGGACAAGCACACCATGGTCCGCTTCAGAGACTTTTTGCCTTTTAATATCTGGTTCTGCCGACCGTACAAGTCCAAGACCAATGAAATCGAGTCCTTTGTCTACGAAGAATTCCTGAAATTATACTACACGCCTGTCGAATAA
- a CDS encoding 3-oxoacid CoA-transferase subunit B, with protein sequence MKAKEVIARRVALEFHDGDVVNLGFGIPNASADYIPAGVSVILQAENGALRFGETPGKDNYHPNIANSGGAPITLMPGASTFDIQTSFAIIRGGHVDATVLGALEVSQDASIANWIIPGKFAPGMGGAMDLLVGAKRVIVALQHVDKNGESKILKECTLPLSAKGVVSMVITELAVFEFQDGKYLLKEVAPGVTVEEVLEKTAGDVVVADNVITMPI encoded by the coding sequence ATGAAAGCAAAAGAAGTTATTGCACGTCGTGTCGCTTTAGAATTCCATGACGGAGACGTTGTCAACCTGGGATTCGGTATTCCAAACGCATCTGCTGACTATATCCCAGCTGGAGTGAGCGTTATCCTCCAAGCTGAAAATGGAGCCCTTCGTTTCGGTGAAACCCCAGGCAAGGATAACTACCATCCAAATATTGCCAACTCAGGTGGTGCTCCCATCACCCTTATGCCAGGAGCTTCAACCTTTGATATCCAAACATCCTTTGCCATCATCCGTGGTGGTCACGTGGATGCGACTGTGCTTGGAGCACTCGAAGTTAGCCAGGACGCCAGCATTGCCAACTGGATTATTCCAGGAAAATTCGCGCCAGGCATGGGCGGCGCCATGGACCTCTTGGTTGGTGCCAAGCGCGTGATTGTGGCCCTGCAACATGTCGATAAAAATGGTGAATCCAAGATCCTCAAAGAATGCACCCTGCCACTGTCTGCCAAAGGAGTGGTATCCATGGTCATCACCGAATTAGCCGTATTTGAATTCCAAGACGGCAAATACCTGCTCAAGGAAGTAGCTCCTGGAGTAACGGTAGAAGAAGTCCTAGAAAAAACAGCAGGTGACGTGGTCGTTGCTGACAATGTCATCACAATGCCAATCTAG
- a CDS encoding 3-oxoacid CoA-transferase subunit A encodes MAKIVTLKEAVSLVQPGHIVGISGFLGVGEPFELIDGLVEQGTKNLTLTSVVTSHPGKEVGVGRLCENHQVSKYIAAHVGTSPGAQKAYFSGEMEVEFTPMGTVVERLHAAGAGLGAVLTPTGVGTILEEKQEKVVRNGREYLVYDPLKIDVALIKASKADKYGNLYIEGTTKNISLQLALAADTVIVETNEVVEIGEIKPDDVYIPGILVDYVVQGLTAQEHHEMMGALWTETKKLAGV; translated from the coding sequence ATGGCAAAAATTGTAACGCTCAAAGAAGCAGTATCGCTGGTACAACCGGGACACATCGTGGGAATCTCAGGCTTCCTCGGTGTCGGTGAACCCTTTGAATTGATCGATGGCTTGGTGGAACAAGGCACAAAAAACCTGACTCTGACATCTGTCGTAACCTCCCATCCTGGTAAGGAAGTCGGAGTAGGTCGCCTCTGCGAAAACCACCAAGTATCCAAATACATAGCAGCCCACGTCGGAACCTCACCAGGTGCCCAAAAAGCCTACTTCAGCGGTGAGATGGAAGTTGAATTCACACCGATGGGCACAGTGGTTGAACGCCTCCACGCTGCAGGTGCAGGTCTGGGTGCCGTATTGACACCGACAGGCGTTGGAACCATCCTAGAAGAAAAACAAGAAAAAGTTGTCCGCAACGGCCGTGAGTACCTAGTCTATGATCCATTGAAAATTGACGTAGCCTTAATCAAGGCCAGCAAGGCAGACAAGTACGGAAACCTTTACATCGAAGGAACCACTAAAAACATTTCATTGCAACTGGCCCTGGCTGCCGACACAGTCATCGTTGAGACCAATGAAGTGGTAGAAATCGGAGAAATCAAGCCGGATGATGTCTATATTCCTGGTATTTTAGTAGATTATGTCGTCCAAGGTTTGACAGCACAAGAACACCATGAAATGATGGGTGCTCTCTGGACAGAAACGAAGAAACTAGCAGGGGTGTAA
- a CDS encoding enoyl-CoA hydratase-related protein has product MNKTVLLDVKDGIGYITINRPEALNALSSQVLKDLNEVLDVVETSTEIGVVIVTGAGEKSFVAGADIKEMDKMTPTQAFEYMTYANDTFSRLEHLRQPSIAAINGYALGGGMELALSTDIRLGHEKVLLGFPEVTLGIIPGFAGTQRMPRLIGISKAKELIFTARNVKGPEAVELGILNRLVPAEELMQEAENLAKSILKNAPLAVEKAKHVISVGTELPLQSAIRLETEAEALLFSTEDKKEGMGAFVEKRKAVFTRK; this is encoded by the coding sequence ATGAACAAAACTGTATTGTTGGACGTCAAAGATGGCATCGGCTATATCACTATCAATCGTCCAGAAGCATTGAATGCCCTCAGCTCACAAGTCTTGAAAGACTTGAATGAAGTATTGGATGTAGTGGAAACCAGTACAGAAATTGGTGTAGTCATCGTCACAGGTGCAGGTGAGAAATCATTTGTAGCCGGCGCAGACATCAAGGAAATGGATAAGATGACGCCGACACAAGCCTTCGAATACATGACCTATGCCAATGATACTTTCTCCAGACTAGAACATCTTCGCCAGCCATCTATCGCAGCAATTAACGGATATGCTTTGGGAGGTGGTATGGAATTGGCTCTGTCAACAGACATTCGTCTGGGCCATGAAAAAGTTCTTTTGGGCTTCCCTGAAGTGACACTTGGAATTATACCAGGATTTGCAGGAACCCAACGGATGCCACGCCTCATCGGCATCAGCAAAGCCAAGGAACTCATTTTCACGGCTCGAAATGTAAAAGGACCAGAAGCAGTCGAACTCGGCATACTCAATCGCCTGGTCCCAGCAGAGGAATTGATGCAGGAAGCTGAAAATCTAGCAAAATCTATTTTGAAGAATGCTCCGTTGGCTGTCGAAAAAGCCAAACATGTCATCAGCGTGGGAACAGAATTACCACTGCAAAGTGCTATCCGCTTGGAAACAGAAGCAGAAGCACTCCTCTTCTCAACAGAGGATAAAAAAGAAGGCATGGGCGCTTTTGTTGAAAAACGAAAAGCAGTCTTTACACGGAAATAA
- a CDS encoding OFA family MFS transporter, translated as MKKTPNRWVILAAAILTNLSLGAGYAWSVFQKALLEANADQGWVQAQTSLAFSISFAMVPIGMIIFGPKVDALGPKKFVFLGGILFGLGMFATGFATSLSILYLTYGVILGLGIGSAYGAATSVASKWFPDKKGLAGGLTAAGFGLGPLIIGPVAKGMIGAMGVYRTFNVLGIALLVVICASSLVMEKAPAAAPTPGAAAPTGKTHKEMLREGNFWLLWLIYILGATGGMMIIGGAASISDQYKLVSEATFFVMLVSIANTFGRIFWGAVSDKIGRYPTVVAMFAAVAGGLFLTATFKGEGSVLAIIGVMLVALSFGGFLGSFPGITADNWGVANVGTNYGWMFTAYGVAAIAGPQLGARLAQANNGDYSMAFYIVIGMAVVGILLQLYYIAKSKKAS; from the coding sequence ATGAAAAAAACACCAAATCGTTGGGTCATTTTGGCGGCGGCCATCTTGACCAACCTCTCCTTGGGAGCGGGCTATGCCTGGTCCGTTTTCCAAAAAGCTCTCTTGGAAGCCAATGCCGACCAAGGATGGGTACAGGCCCAGACCTCACTGGCCTTTAGTATCTCCTTTGCCATGGTTCCGATCGGAATGATTATTTTCGGTCCCAAGGTTGATGCCCTCGGTCCTAAGAAATTTGTATTCTTAGGTGGTATCCTCTTTGGTCTAGGCATGTTTGCCACAGGCTTTGCAACCAGCTTGTCGATTCTCTATCTGACCTACGGTGTCATCCTGGGTCTAGGTATCGGGTCTGCCTATGGTGCAGCCACTTCGGTCGCTTCCAAATGGTTCCCTGATAAAAAAGGTCTGGCTGGTGGTTTGACAGCGGCAGGCTTTGGTCTTGGTCCCCTGATTATCGGGCCAGTTGCTAAAGGCATGATTGGCGCCATGGGTGTTTACCGGACCTTCAATGTACTGGGTATTGCCCTCTTGGTGGTCATCTGTGCGTCTTCCCTGGTCATGGAAAAGGCTCCAGCAGCTGCTCCGACACCAGGTGCTGCAGCTCCGACTGGTAAGACCCATAAGGAAATGTTGCGTGAAGGCAATTTCTGGCTACTCTGGTTGATTTACATCCTCGGTGCGACCGGCGGTATGATGATTATCGGTGGTGCCGCATCCATCTCTGACCAATACAAGCTGGTCAGTGAAGCGACATTCTTTGTCATGCTGGTTTCCATCGCCAATACCTTTGGCCGGATTTTCTGGGGAGCCGTGTCTGATAAGATTGGTCGCTACCCGACCGTTGTTGCCATGTTTGCCGCAGTAGCAGGAGGGCTCTTCCTGACAGCGACCTTTAAAGGTGAAGGCAGTGTCCTGGCTATCATCGGTGTCATGCTGGTTGCCCTGTCCTTCGGTGGTTTCCTCGGTTCCTTCCCAGGTATCACGGCTGATAACTGGGGTGTGGCCAATGTAGGTACCAACTACGGCTGGATGTTTACGGCTTACGGTGTGGCTGCTATTGCAGGACCACAGCTGGGTGCTCGTCTGGCTCAAGCCAACAATGGAGACTACTCTATGGCCTTCTATATCGTCATCGGCATGGCCGTGGTCGGAATCTTGCTCCAGCTTTACTACATTGCTAAATCTAAAAAAGCTTCCTAA
- a CDS encoding acetyl-CoA C-acetyltransferase: MREAVIVAAVRTPIGSYGGSLKDISAVDLGVTAVKGALEKINLDPTLVDEVIFGNVLGAGLGQNVARQVSIKSGLPVTTPSFTINKVCGSGLKTISLAAQAILLGDADVVIAGGTENMSQAPYVIQNQRWGSRMGDSKVIDTMLKDGLTDAFEPMHMGITAENVAAKYNITREDQDSFAVRSQEKAVAAIKAGKFKDEIVPVLIPQRKGDPLVFDTDEYPRENASMEGMAKLRPAFKKDGTVTAGNASGINDGAAAIIMMSSEKAAQLGLPVLATIKSYASAGLDPTIMGCGPIYASRKALDKAGLSISDLDLVEANEAFASQACAVNRELGLNPDIVNVNGGAIALGHPIGASGARIFVTLLHEMQKRDAKCGLATLCIGGGMGIAVIVSR, from the coding sequence ATGAGAGAAGCAGTAATTGTAGCAGCTGTTCGAACACCAATTGGCAGTTACGGTGGAAGTTTAAAAGATATATCTGCTGTTGATTTGGGAGTAACTGCTGTCAAAGGCGCACTCGAAAAAATTAACCTTGATCCTACTTTGGTGGATGAAGTGATTTTTGGTAATGTACTTGGTGCAGGTCTTGGACAAAACGTCGCACGTCAAGTTAGTATCAAATCTGGCTTGCCTGTAACGACTCCTTCCTTCACCATTAATAAAGTTTGCGGTTCTGGTCTGAAAACCATCAGCCTAGCAGCCCAAGCTATCCTTTTGGGAGATGCAGATGTTGTCATTGCAGGTGGTACGGAAAATATGAGTCAGGCGCCGTATGTTATTCAAAATCAGCGCTGGGGTTCCCGCATGGGCGACAGCAAAGTGATTGATACCATGCTAAAAGATGGACTGACGGATGCCTTTGAGCCAATGCACATGGGTATCACAGCAGAAAATGTCGCAGCCAAGTACAATATTACCCGTGAAGATCAGGATAGCTTTGCGGTTCGTTCCCAGGAAAAGGCTGTCGCTGCTATCAAGGCAGGTAAATTCAAAGACGAAATCGTACCAGTCCTGATTCCGCAACGCAAGGGCGATCCACTCGTCTTTGACACAGACGAATATCCACGTGAAAATGCCAGCATGGAAGGCATGGCTAAATTGCGCCCAGCATTCAAGAAAGACGGTACTGTTACTGCCGGAAATGCCTCTGGTATCAATGACGGAGCAGCGGCTATCATTATGATGAGCAGTGAAAAAGCTGCACAATTGGGTCTGCCAGTCCTTGCTACTATCAAATCTTATGCAAGTGCAGGTCTAGATCCAACTATTATGGGTTGTGGTCCTATCTACGCATCCCGTAAGGCCCTGGATAAGGCAGGCTTGTCTATCAGTGACCTAGATTTGGTTGAAGCCAACGAAGCCTTTGCGTCCCAAGCTTGCGCAGTCAATCGCGAACTAGGACTCAATCCAGATATTGTCAATGTAAACGGTGGTGCCATTGCCCTCGGTCACCCAATCGGAGCGTCAGGCGCCCGTATCTTTGTCACACTTCTACATGAAATGCAAAAACGTGATGCCAAATGCGGTTTAGCAACTCTCTGTATCGGTGGTGGTATGGGGATAGCCGTTATCGTGAGCAGATAG